From Sardina pilchardus chromosome 9, fSarPil1.1, whole genome shotgun sequence, a single genomic window includes:
- the LOC134092586 gene encoding RNA-binding motif, single-stranded-interacting protein 2-like isoform X1, whose protein sequence is MPNPCWTSETPLVVIAGDWSGTLGKQAYVSSSHQMAPPSPNTNSSSTSSAGGGEQLSKTNLYIRGLHPGTTDQDLVKLCQPYGKIVSTKAILDKTTNKCKGYGFVDFDSPAAAQKAVTALKASGVQAQMAKQQEQDPTNLYISNLPVSMDEQELEAMLKSFGQVISTRILRDANGTSRGVGFARMESTEKCEAIIQHFNGKYIKTPPGVPVPTEPLLCKFADGGQKKRQNQGKYLQNGRPWARENEAGGMTLTYDPTALQNGFYSPPYSIAPNRMIAQTSLSPYMHSPVSSYQVHSPSWMHHQSYLMQPAGAVLTPAMDHPMSIQPTSMMGPLAQQLSHLSLGSTGTYMPANTTMQGTYIPQYTPVPPSSVPVEENGGQQQQQVAMETPTEHTNYSYQHTK, encoded by the exons CAGGCCTATGTGTCCTCCAGTCACCAGATGGCGCCGCCTAGTCCCAACACCAACagtagcagcaccagcagcgctGGCGGAGGGGAACAGCTGAGCAAGACCAACCTCTACATCCGTGGCCTTCACCCTGGCACCACTGACCAGGACCTGGTCAAGCTCTGCCAACC GTATGGGAAGATTGTATCCACGAAGGCCATCCTGGATAAAACCACCAATAAATGCAAAG gttatGGCTTTGTTGACTTTGacagcccagcagcagcacagaaagCAGTGACTGCCCTGAAAGCCAGTGGCGTGCAGGCACAGATGGCCAAG CAACAGGAGCAGGACCCCACTAACCTGTACATCTCTAACCTGCCCGTGTCCATGGACGAGCAGGAGTTGGAGGCCATGCTCAAGTCCTTCGGACAGGTCATCTCCACGCGGATCCTGCGCGACGCCAACGGCACCAGCCGTGGAGTGGGTTTTGCCAG GATGGAGTCAACAGAAAAATGTGAGGCCATTATTCAGCATTTTAATGGCAAATACATCAAAACTCCTCCCGGAGTACCAG TACCCACGGAACCCTTGCTGTGCAAGTTTGCAGACGGGGGACAGAAAAAGCGGCAGAACCAGGGGAAGTACCTGCAGAATGGGCGACCCTGGGCAAGAGAGAATGAAGCG GGCGGGATGACGCTGACGTATGACCCTACGGCCTTACAGAATGG gttttaCTCACCTCCTTACAGCATTGCACCAAACCGAATGATTGCTCAGACCTCTCTGTCTCCGTATATGCACTCTCCTGTCTCATCTTACCag GTGCACAGTCCCTCCTGGATGCATCACCAGTCATACCTCATGCAGCCAGCA GGGGCGGTGTTGACTCCAGCGATGGACCATCCCATGTCCATCCAGCCCACCTCCATGATGGGCCCCCTTGCTCAGCAGCTCAGCCACCTGTCACTGGGCAGCACGGGCACG TACATGCCTGCGAACACAACTATGCAAGGGACCTACATCCCTCAGTACACCCCAGTGCCTCCCTCTAGTGTTCCTGTAGAG GAAAATggtggacaacaacaacaacaggttgccatggagacacccacagaacacacaaactACTCCTACCAACACACCAAGTGA
- the LOC134092586 gene encoding RNA-binding motif, single-stranded-interacting protein 2-like isoform X2 produces MLLSVPPRTGINPYNGYNNRNSKKQAYVSSSHQMAPPSPNTNSSSTSSAGGGEQLSKTNLYIRGLHPGTTDQDLVKLCQPYGKIVSTKAILDKTTNKCKGYGFVDFDSPAAAQKAVTALKASGVQAQMAKQQEQDPTNLYISNLPVSMDEQELEAMLKSFGQVISTRILRDANGTSRGVGFARMESTEKCEAIIQHFNGKYIKTPPGVPVPTEPLLCKFADGGQKKRQNQGKYLQNGRPWARENEAGGMTLTYDPTALQNGFYSPPYSIAPNRMIAQTSLSPYMHSPVSSYQVHSPSWMHHQSYLMQPAGAVLTPAMDHPMSIQPTSMMGPLAQQLSHLSLGSTGTYMPANTTMQGTYIPQYTPVPPSSVPVEENGGQQQQQVAMETPTEHTNYSYQHTK; encoded by the exons CAGGCCTATGTGTCCTCCAGTCACCAGATGGCGCCGCCTAGTCCCAACACCAACagtagcagcaccagcagcgctGGCGGAGGGGAACAGCTGAGCAAGACCAACCTCTACATCCGTGGCCTTCACCCTGGCACCACTGACCAGGACCTGGTCAAGCTCTGCCAACC GTATGGGAAGATTGTATCCACGAAGGCCATCCTGGATAAAACCACCAATAAATGCAAAG gttatGGCTTTGTTGACTTTGacagcccagcagcagcacagaaagCAGTGACTGCCCTGAAAGCCAGTGGCGTGCAGGCACAGATGGCCAAG CAACAGGAGCAGGACCCCACTAACCTGTACATCTCTAACCTGCCCGTGTCCATGGACGAGCAGGAGTTGGAGGCCATGCTCAAGTCCTTCGGACAGGTCATCTCCACGCGGATCCTGCGCGACGCCAACGGCACCAGCCGTGGAGTGGGTTTTGCCAG GATGGAGTCAACAGAAAAATGTGAGGCCATTATTCAGCATTTTAATGGCAAATACATCAAAACTCCTCCCGGAGTACCAG TACCCACGGAACCCTTGCTGTGCAAGTTTGCAGACGGGGGACAGAAAAAGCGGCAGAACCAGGGGAAGTACCTGCAGAATGGGCGACCCTGGGCAAGAGAGAATGAAGCG GGCGGGATGACGCTGACGTATGACCCTACGGCCTTACAGAATGG gttttaCTCACCTCCTTACAGCATTGCACCAAACCGAATGATTGCTCAGACCTCTCTGTCTCCGTATATGCACTCTCCTGTCTCATCTTACCag GTGCACAGTCCCTCCTGGATGCATCACCAGTCATACCTCATGCAGCCAGCA GGGGCGGTGTTGACTCCAGCGATGGACCATCCCATGTCCATCCAGCCCACCTCCATGATGGGCCCCCTTGCTCAGCAGCTCAGCCACCTGTCACTGGGCAGCACGGGCACG TACATGCCTGCGAACACAACTATGCAAGGGACCTACATCCCTCAGTACACCCCAGTGCCTCCCTCTAGTGTTCCTGTAGAG GAAAATggtggacaacaacaacaacaggttgccatggagacacccacagaacacacaaactACTCCTACCAACACACCAAGTGA